One region of Halohasta litchfieldiae genomic DNA includes:
- a CDS encoding Rpp14/Pop5 family protein, with translation MKHLPKHIRPRWRYLAVDIESTPDAKIDRGTFQRELWYAAGNLLGDPGSADADLTVYDFRFEDGVGETIIRVRRGETDAARAAVACVDAIDGEPVGVVVRGISGTVRACEESYLGRRTGDFEQRHVVFADARRAAVSRGEAVEVSMPRGLVSATELDFE, from the coding sequence ATGAAACACCTCCCGAAACACATCCGGCCACGGTGGCGGTATCTCGCGGTCGACATCGAGTCGACGCCCGACGCAAAGATTGACCGCGGGACCTTCCAGCGGGAACTCTGGTATGCTGCGGGGAACCTGCTGGGCGATCCGGGGAGTGCCGATGCAGACCTCACGGTGTACGATTTCCGGTTCGAGGATGGTGTTGGAGAGACGATCATCCGTGTCCGGCGGGGCGAAACCGACGCTGCGCGAGCCGCAGTGGCCTGTGTCGACGCAATCGACGGCGAGCCGGTCGGGGTTGTCGTTCGTGGGATTTCGGGGACCGTCCGAGCCTGTGAGGAAAGCTATTTAGGACGCCGGACCGGAGATTTCGAGCAGAGACACGTCGTATTCGCGGACGCCCGTCGGGCTGCTGTCTCACGGGGTGAGGCAGTCGAGGTATCGATGCCGAGGGGGTTGGTGAGTGCGACGGAACTCGATTTCGAGTGA
- a CDS encoding RNase P subunit p30 family protein, whose protein sequence is MYEAVAAYPDGTSTVSRCAKTAASLGYDGLVVRTRDADYDAEAIADRYGVDIVAGIEVEADSPDSLSGSIGNFRRDCTLLLVRGGTNALNRYAVEQDRVDVLTRPMAGDGNFNHVLARAAKTHGVRVEFDFGPVLRSSGGQRVQALRGLRKLRELVDQYDTPYVVSASATTHLWLRAPRELIALGEQIGFSAAQIESGLEEWERLAARNRQRAADSFIEPGVTRGRYTADNSQPEEPR, encoded by the coding sequence ATGTACGAGGCGGTCGCCGCCTACCCCGACGGGACGAGCACCGTCAGCCGCTGTGCGAAGACGGCCGCGAGCCTCGGCTACGATGGGCTCGTTGTCCGAACGCGGGACGCCGACTACGACGCCGAGGCAATCGCCGACCGCTATGGCGTCGACATCGTTGCCGGAATCGAAGTCGAGGCCGACAGTCCGGACAGCCTCTCGGGATCGATAGGCAACTTCCGACGGGACTGTACCCTGCTTTTGGTCCGCGGCGGCACGAACGCACTCAATCGGTACGCCGTCGAACAGGATCGGGTCGACGTGCTCACACGACCGATGGCTGGCGACGGGAATTTCAACCACGTACTCGCCCGCGCCGCCAAAACCCACGGCGTCCGCGTCGAGTTCGATTTCGGCCCCGTCCTCCGATCCAGCGGCGGCCAGCGCGTCCAAGCGCTCCGCGGACTCCGCAAACTCCGTGAGTTGGTCGACCAGTACGACACGCCATACGTTGTCAGCGCGAGCGCGACGACCCATCTGTGGCTTCGCGCCCCGCGGGAACTGATCGCCCTCGGCGAGCAGATTGGGTTTTCGGCCGCCCAGATCGAAAGCGGCCTCGAAGAGTGGGAGCGGCTTGCGGCCCGCAACAGGCAGCGAGCGGCCGACTCGTTCATCGAGCCGGGCGTCACACGCGGCCGATACACTGCAGACAACAGCCAACCGGAGGAGCCACGATGA
- the folP gene encoding dihydropteroate synthase, whose amino-acid sequence MEYYEAANFLFDLRRFSVRPGTDAIADLRAELNEPGADIPFVQIAGSNGKGSTAKMVESILRESGLSVGLYSSPHLVSLDERVQVDGRPITASAITEFIERTKPWLVDRAADGEPLTFFEVITMMGIWYFDREDVDVAVLEVGLGGEYDATSVVDPIASCVTTVTLEHTSVLGDTIEEIATTKAKVAPGGGTPLVTGATGEARDVIRGEAGELLTVGTAGGEPSDVTVSYEGRVNHTEAGARIELPVDGGLDPTNGTGGLASTVGTGGLDVRFPLLGEHQALNAGIATTLASQLFGAVDNDTVDVSAETIHRGLRNAHWPGRFEVMREEPLVVLDGAHNPEATATLAETLSTFDYDDLHLVFGAMHDKSHREMIETLPTADSVITCRPNLERAEDPAVLAKVFESTGVDDVAAGSSVAEAFEQAKERAGPDDCLLVTGSLFAVGEARTTMTRRGVPKRVDDSQTARDVLSKAHVTEWETDTEAERAVHRVATMAVEGRQATILDRELRSLGGSCGTSGVTAAGELHDVVLMGTLAQFRQLTATLDSQPFGLAGIADEIRRQVGLAERTDSNDPDMPYPWDEGTAVMGILNVTPNSFHDGGEFFDPEAAIAGAKQLVDEGADIIDIGGESTRPGADPVPVEEEIERVVPIIEAISDLDVWISVDTRKAAVAEAALDAGADILNDVAGLEDPEMRFLAADREVPVIVMHSIDTPVVPDRDVDYEDVVDDVIRSLNERVVLAEKAGIPRERIIVDPGLGFGKTPAESFELLGRLDEFRALGCPILVGHSHKSMFDHVDRTPDDRRDATVAATALAAERGADIVRVHDVAENRAAVDVQQATSDPASRDEDAD is encoded by the coding sequence ATGGAGTATTACGAGGCGGCTAACTTTCTTTTCGACCTCCGCCGTTTCTCGGTTCGCCCCGGTACCGACGCTATCGCTGATCTCAGAGCGGAACTCAACGAGCCGGGCGCTGACATCCCGTTCGTCCAGATCGCGGGCTCGAACGGGAAGGGCAGCACGGCGAAGATGGTCGAATCGATCCTCCGGGAGAGCGGGCTGTCGGTCGGGCTGTATAGCTCACCGCATCTGGTCTCGCTGGACGAACGGGTTCAGGTCGACGGCCGACCGATTACCGCCAGTGCGATCACCGAGTTCATCGAACGGACCAAACCGTGGCTGGTCGACCGCGCCGCAGACGGCGAGCCGCTAACCTTCTTCGAGGTCATCACGATGATGGGGATCTGGTATTTCGACCGCGAAGACGTCGACGTCGCGGTTCTCGAAGTCGGCCTCGGCGGCGAGTACGACGCCACGAGCGTGGTCGACCCAATCGCGAGCTGTGTAACCACAGTCACGCTCGAACACACCTCGGTTCTCGGCGATACCATCGAAGAAATTGCCACCACGAAAGCCAAAGTCGCTCCCGGCGGCGGGACACCACTGGTCACCGGTGCGACCGGTGAAGCCCGCGACGTCATCCGTGGGGAGGCTGGCGAACTGCTGACCGTCGGCACGGCTGGCGGCGAGCCCTCGGATGTCACCGTCAGCTACGAGGGTCGAGTCAATCACACCGAAGCCGGTGCGCGGATCGAACTCCCGGTCGACGGCGGCCTTGACCCGACCAATGGCACTGGCGGCCTCGCCTCGACTGTTGGCACCGGCGGTCTCGACGTCCGGTTCCCACTGCTCGGCGAACATCAGGCACTCAACGCCGGGATCGCCACGACGCTGGCCAGCCAACTCTTTGGGGCGGTCGACAATGACACAGTCGACGTCAGTGCTGAGACGATCCATCGTGGACTCCGCAACGCCCACTGGCCCGGTCGGTTCGAGGTCATGCGCGAGGAGCCGCTTGTCGTACTCGACGGCGCACACAACCCCGAGGCGACCGCGACGCTGGCCGAGACGCTGTCGACGTTTGACTACGACGACTTGCATCTCGTCTTCGGCGCGATGCACGACAAATCTCACCGTGAAATGATCGAAACGCTGCCGACTGCCGACTCTGTCATCACCTGTCGACCGAATCTCGAACGCGCCGAGGACCCCGCCGTGCTCGCCAAAGTTTTCGAAAGCACCGGTGTCGACGATGTGGCTGCTGGCTCGTCGGTCGCCGAGGCCTTCGAGCAAGCCAAGGAGCGTGCTGGCCCCGACGACTGTTTGCTCGTCACTGGTTCGCTGTTCGCGGTCGGCGAGGCTCGGACGACGATGACACGGCGAGGAGTTCCGAAGCGCGTCGACGACAGCCAGACTGCCAGAGACGTGCTGTCAAAGGCCCACGTGACTGAGTGGGAAACCGACACCGAAGCCGAGCGAGCGGTCCACCGCGTAGCGACGATGGCAGTCGAAGGTCGACAGGCGACGATCCTCGACCGAGAACTCCGGTCGCTCGGTGGGAGTTGTGGCACCTCTGGTGTCACCGCCGCGGGCGAACTCCACGACGTCGTTCTGATGGGTACTCTCGCCCAGTTCCGTCAACTCACGGCGACACTCGATAGCCAGCCGTTCGGCCTTGCGGGCATTGCCGACGAAATCCGTCGACAAGTTGGGCTTGCCGAACGAACAGACAGCAACGACCCCGATATGCCGTATCCATGGGACGAGGGGACCGCAGTCATGGGAATTCTCAACGTGACGCCCAATAGCTTCCACGACGGCGGGGAGTTTTTCGACCCGGAGGCCGCCATTGCGGGAGCCAAACAACTGGTCGACGAAGGTGCCGACATCATCGACATTGGGGGCGAAAGTACCCGTCCGGGAGCCGATCCGGTGCCTGTCGAGGAGGAAATCGAACGCGTCGTGCCAATCATCGAGGCCATCTCCGATCTCGACGTCTGGATCTCGGTCGACACCCGGAAGGCGGCGGTCGCCGAGGCCGCACTCGATGCCGGGGCGGACATCCTCAACGATGTCGCCGGACTCGAAGACCCCGAGATGCGGTTCCTCGCTGCCGACCGCGAGGTGCCGGTGATCGTCATGCACTCCATCGATACGCCGGTCGTCCCCGATAGGGACGTCGACTACGAGGACGTCGTCGACGACGTGATCCGATCCCTCAACGAGCGTGTCGTTCTCGCCGAAAAAGCCGGTATTCCCCGCGAACGCATCATCGTCGACCCCGGACTCGGCTTCGGCAAAACCCCCGCCGAGAGCTTCGAACTCCTCGGTCGACTCGACGAGTTCCGGGCCCTCGGCTGTCCGATTTTGGTCGGTCACTCCCACAAATCGATGTTCGACCACGTCGACCGGACGCCCGATGATCGACGCGATGCGACTGTCGCCGCCACTGCGCTGGCCGCCGAGCGTGGGGCCGACATCGTTCGGGTTCACGACGTCGCCGAGAATCGGGCCGCCGTCGACGTCCAGCAGGCGACCAGCGATCCGGCCAGCCGAGATGAAGACGCCGATTGA
- a CDS encoding potassium channel family protein, translating to MDLPAGEVSSTPIEYEPVSVKDVLVEMKDTAELLIDLAYSAVLHQSDEIATEVLRLEQKMDVLEIRAQMSLLMAARSPSDAEALAPVLSIVNAADQISDAAGDIAKIVLEDIGLPEAMRAALPEAVETLVRGVVDAESAYANRRLGDIDLESETGVRVIALRRGDDWLLNPGPDTVVCAGDIALLRGPEAEIGGVYETLSATPYDPVVPEAPELDDLERAVDTIVHMKNLSELAVDLAYSSVLFDDAELAEEVSNLEVEVDALESRFEAWVLQAAADAEDPVTLRGLIHLGTSTEVISDAAHDISEGVLRDIEVHPVVQLAVQESDEIITRAEITTGSQLDGTTVSEGVPDADVTMSVIAIRRPGDGWILVADADAELRGGDIVIAKGTRTAAEQFRTVADA from the coding sequence ATGGATCTGCCAGCCGGAGAGGTGTCGTCGACGCCAATCGAATACGAGCCCGTCAGCGTCAAAGACGTGCTCGTCGAGATGAAAGACACCGCCGAGCTGTTGATCGATCTCGCCTACTCGGCAGTGCTCCACCAGAGCGACGAGATCGCCACCGAAGTGCTCCGCTTGGAGCAGAAAATGGACGTCCTCGAAATCCGAGCCCAGATGAGCCTCCTGATGGCCGCCCGAAGCCCGTCGGACGCCGAGGCGCTCGCCCCGGTGTTGAGCATCGTCAACGCGGCTGACCAGATCAGCGACGCCGCCGGGGATATCGCCAAAATCGTCCTCGAAGACATCGGGCTGCCGGAGGCGATGCGGGCGGCACTCCCCGAAGCCGTCGAGACGCTGGTTCGGGGCGTCGTCGACGCCGAGTCGGCGTACGCCAACCGGAGGCTCGGGGATATCGATCTCGAATCCGAAACCGGCGTTCGGGTGATCGCGCTCCGCCGGGGCGACGACTGGCTGCTGAACCCCGGTCCGGACACCGTGGTCTGTGCCGGCGATATCGCGCTCCTCCGCGGTCCCGAAGCCGAAATCGGGGGTGTCTACGAGACGCTGAGTGCGACACCGTACGATCCCGTCGTGCCGGAGGCCCCCGAACTCGATGATCTCGAACGCGCCGTCGACACCATCGTCCACATGAAGAACCTCTCGGAACTCGCGGTCGACCTCGCCTACAGCAGCGTGCTGTTCGACGACGCCGAACTCGCCGAGGAGGTCAGCAACCTCGAAGTCGAGGTCGACGCCCTAGAGTCCAGATTCGAGGCGTGGGTCCTCCAAGCCGCGGCCGACGCTGAGGACCCCGTTACGCTTCGCGGACTAATCCACCTCGGAACCAGCACAGAGGTGATCAGCGATGCCGCACACGACATCAGCGAGGGCGTCCTCCGGGATATCGAGGTGCATCCGGTGGTCCAACTCGCCGTCCAAGAGAGCGACGAGATCATCACTCGTGCCGAAATCACGACCGGGAGCCAGCTTGACGGCACCACCGTCTCCGAGGGCGTCCCGGATGCCGACGTGACGATGTCGGTAATTGCGATTCGTCGACCCGGTGACGGCTGGATTCTGGTCGCCGATGCCGACGCCGAACTCCGCGGCGGTGACATCGTCATCGCCAAAGGAACCCGGACCGCTGCCGAGCAGTTCCGAACGGTAGCCGACGCCTAA
- the glyA gene encoding serine hydroxymethyltransferase, with protein sequence MNYEQVRSVDPAVADALEGEDSRQEGTLAMIASENHVSKAVLEAQGSALTNKYAEGYPGKRYYAGCEYADDIEQLAIDRAKELWGAEHVNVQPHSGTQANQSVYFATLEPGDKILSLDLTHGGHLSHGHPANFVGQFYNVEQYEVDPETGYVDYEGLAEMAAEFEPDMIVSGYSAYPREVEWETIQDVADDVGAYHLADIAHITGLVAGGVHRSPVGIADFVTGSTHKTIRAGRGGIVMTSEEHADDIDNAVFPGGQGGPLMHNIAGKAVGFGEALEPEFEAYAEQVVDNAEVLAERFADHGFEVVSGGTDTHLVLVDLRESHPDLPGSDAEDALADAGIVLNANTVPGETRSPFNPSGIRAGTPALTTRGFDEETMAEVADLIYKVVDNHDDDEVIAEVSERVDELCAEHPLYE encoded by the coding sequence ATGAACTACGAGCAGGTCCGGTCGGTCGACCCGGCGGTCGCAGACGCCCTCGAAGGCGAAGATTCGCGGCAGGAAGGCACACTGGCGATGATCGCCAGCGAGAACCACGTCAGCAAAGCCGTCCTTGAGGCACAAGGGAGTGCGCTGACCAACAAGTACGCCGAAGGCTATCCCGGCAAGCGCTACTACGCCGGCTGTGAGTACGCCGACGACATCGAACAACTGGCCATCGACCGCGCCAAAGAGCTCTGGGGTGCCGAACACGTCAACGTCCAGCCCCACTCCGGCACGCAGGCCAACCAGTCGGTCTACTTTGCCACGCTCGAACCCGGCGACAAGATCCTCTCGCTGGATCTGACTCACGGCGGCCACCTCAGCCACGGCCACCCCGCCAACTTCGTCGGCCAGTTCTACAACGTCGAGCAGTACGAAGTCGACCCCGAAACGGGCTACGTCGACTACGAAGGTCTCGCCGAGATGGCCGCGGAGTTCGAACCGGATATGATCGTTTCGGGCTACTCCGCCTACCCGCGTGAGGTTGAGTGGGAGACGATCCAGGACGTCGCCGACGACGTGGGAGCCTACCACCTCGCCGACATCGCCCACATCACTGGTCTCGTTGCTGGGGGCGTCCACCGCTCGCCGGTCGGCATCGCCGACTTCGTCACGGGGTCGACTCACAAGACGATCCGCGCCGGTCGCGGTGGCATCGTGATGACGAGCGAGGAACACGCCGACGATATCGACAACGCCGTCTTCCCCGGTGGTCAGGGCGGACCCCTCATGCACAACATCGCGGGCAAGGCAGTCGGCTTCGGTGAGGCCCTCGAGCCTGAGTTCGAGGCGTACGCCGAACAGGTCGTCGACAACGCTGAGGTCCTCGCCGAGCGGTTCGCCGACCACGGTTTCGAGGTCGTTTCGGGCGGAACGGACACCCACCTCGTCCTCGTGGATCTCCGGGAGTCCCATCCCGACCTGCCGGGCAGCGACGCCGAAGACGCCCTTGCGGATGCTGGCATCGTGCTCAACGCAAACACCGTGCCGGGCGAGACGCGCTCGCCGTTCAACCCCAGCGGGATTCGCGCCGGAACGCCCGCGCTCACCACGCGTGGCTTCGACGAGGAGACGATGGCCGAGGTCGCCGATCTGATTTACAAGGTCGTCGACAACCACGACGACGACGAGGTTATCGCCGAGGTCAGCGAACGTGTCGACGAACTGTGTGCTGAGCATCCGCTCTACGAGTAA
- a CDS encoding sodium:calcium antiporter, whose translation MLARFRHPLVAVALTLLLTVPWIATFVSAGGYGTVHPGENITPVMAVFIAGIAILGAAFLLAWAAETAEKDVPRAFAIAVLAVLAVAPEYAVDALYAWQAGAGSAQAGNLAVANMTGANRILIGLGWSGIALFTIYRAKTTRDSAVESRSGFLRDAVTLDRGIATEITFLLIATAFAFFIPLGGGIGPIDSLFLVGLFLLYISIIIRGDVEEPEGHVGVPSYFQQYPKLPRIAVVLLGFVFSGAIIFTAVHPFAEGLEQLGLQYGIPEFFMIQWIAPLASESPELIVVAYLVNKARSTAGFNALISSKLNQWTLLIGTLAVVYSISAGAIGTLSFDPKQSAEIWITAAQSLFAIAILVNFEISIREALVLLVLFSTQVLLEFYVIRTFTEPAVTEISILVLYAYTAVYMVLGLGLFLKRRQSVSEIITRTFATARTALGGSNSRPEHAD comes from the coding sequence ATGCTCGCTCGGTTTCGCCATCCACTCGTTGCTGTCGCTCTCACCCTGTTACTGACAGTCCCTTGGATCGCTACGTTCGTTTCGGCTGGCGGGTACGGAACCGTCCATCCCGGCGAGAACATCACCCCAGTGATGGCCGTTTTCATTGCCGGTATCGCTATCCTTGGTGCGGCGTTTCTGCTCGCGTGGGCGGCCGAAACCGCAGAAAAGGACGTCCCTCGGGCGTTTGCGATTGCCGTGTTGGCGGTGCTCGCGGTCGCCCCCGAATACGCCGTCGACGCGCTGTACGCGTGGCAGGCTGGGGCTGGCTCCGCCCAAGCCGGTAACCTCGCGGTCGCCAATATGACCGGTGCGAATCGGATTCTCATCGGACTCGGTTGGTCCGGCATCGCCCTGTTTACGATCTACCGCGCCAAGACAACCCGCGATTCGGCGGTTGAGAGCCGCTCGGGATTCCTCAGGGATGCGGTCACGCTCGACCGCGGGATTGCAACCGAGATCACGTTCCTGCTTATCGCCACGGCGTTCGCGTTTTTCATCCCGCTGGGTGGCGGCATCGGACCGATCGATTCGCTGTTCCTCGTTGGACTGTTCCTCCTCTACATCTCGATCATCATCCGTGGTGATGTCGAAGAGCCCGAGGGCCACGTTGGCGTTCCGTCCTACTTTCAGCAGTATCCCAAACTCCCGCGAATCGCAGTCGTTCTCCTCGGCTTCGTGTTTTCAGGGGCGATCATTTTCACCGCCGTCCATCCGTTCGCCGAGGGACTCGAACAGTTGGGGCTGCAGTACGGCATCCCCGAGTTCTTCATGATTCAATGGATCGCCCCGCTGGCCTCCGAAAGCCCCGAACTCATCGTCGTTGCCTACTTGGTGAACAAAGCCCGGTCGACCGCCGGGTTCAACGCGCTCATCTCCTCGAAACTCAATCAGTGGACGCTGCTGATCGGGACGCTCGCAGTCGTCTACTCCATCTCAGCCGGTGCGATTGGCACGCTTTCGTTTGACCCGAAGCAGTCCGCCGAGATCTGGATCACCGCCGCACAGAGCCTGTTTGCCATCGCCATTTTGGTGAACTTCGAGATCAGTATCCGCGAGGCACTCGTCCTCCTCGTACTGTTTAGTACACAGGTTCTGCTGGAGTTCTACGTGATTCGAACGTTTACTGAGCCAGCCGTGACCGAAATTAGCATCTTGGTGTTGTATGCCTACACTGCTGTCTACATGGTTCTCGGCCTTGGACTGTTTCTCAAGCGTCGACAGAGTGTCTCTGAGATCATTACGCGTACCTTTGCAACTGCCCGCACAGCGCTCGGTGGGTCGAACAGTCGACCTGAACACGCGGACTGA
- a CDS encoding bifunctional methylenetetrahydrofolate dehydrogenase/methenyltetrahydrofolate cyclohydrolase, which yields MTEIIDGKAVASDIRSEITGCVDSLEDAGVTPGLATVLMSDDAASETYVSMKQRDCEEVGINGIHVEIDPEAPAEELFETIDQLNDDPEVHGILVQLPVPDHVDKREVIRAIDPAKDVDGFHPENVGRLVAGDARFKPCTPHGVQKLLEYYEIETEGADAVVVGRSDIVGKPLANLLIQKAPQGNATTTICHSRTDDLAAKTGDADIVVAAAGVPQFIDGSMLKEGATVIDVGVNRVDADNDKGYKLVGDVDYESAEDVAGAITPVPGGVGPMTRAMLLYNTVKAAGEQEGVDVELP from the coding sequence ATGACAGAGATTATCGACGGCAAAGCCGTCGCAAGCGACATTCGGAGCGAGATCACCGGCTGCGTCGACAGCCTCGAAGACGCCGGCGTCACCCCCGGCCTCGCCACCGTCCTGATGAGCGACGACGCCGCCAGCGAAACCTACGTCTCGATGAAACAGCGCGACTGCGAGGAGGTCGGCATCAACGGCATCCACGTCGAGATCGACCCCGAGGCCCCCGCCGAGGAACTCTTTGAGACGATTGACCAACTCAACGACGACCCCGAGGTCCACGGCATCCTCGTTCAGCTTCCGGTCCCCGACCACGTCGACAAACGCGAGGTCATCCGCGCGATTGATCCCGCCAAAGACGTCGACGGGTTCCACCCCGAGAACGTGGGTCGACTGGTCGCTGGCGACGCCCGATTCAAACCCTGTACGCCCCACGGCGTCCAGAAACTGCTCGAATACTACGAAATCGAAACCGAAGGCGCTGATGCGGTCGTCGTCGGCCGATCCGATATCGTCGGCAAACCGCTGGCCAATCTCCTCATCCAGAAGGCCCCACAGGGCAACGCGACAACGACGATCTGTCACTCACGCACTGACGACCTCGCCGCCAAAACAGGCGATGCGGACATCGTCGTTGCTGCCGCAGGCGTCCCGCAGTTCATCGACGGCTCGATGCTCAAGGAGGGTGCGACCGTCATCGACGTGGGTGTCAATCGCGTCGACGCGGACAATGATAAGGGATATAAACTCGTCGGCGACGTCGACTACGAGAGCGCCGAGGACGTGGCTGGCGCAATCACCCCGGTCCCCGGCGGCGTCGGCCCGATGACCCGCGCGATGCTCCTATATAATACGGTGAAAGCCGCAGGCGAGCAGGAAGGCGTCGACGTCGAACTTCCCTGA
- a CDS encoding DUF7385 family protein yields MPATFDVHDHRHEMKQLRDTGKTGLYDNRKDVPCPVCNDPFDRLFLTKKRETTFPENDGASFCLLHQDDAIYLFRH; encoded by the coding sequence ATGCCCGCGACGTTCGACGTCCACGACCACCGACACGAGATGAAACAGCTCAGAGACACGGGGAAAACCGGGCTGTACGACAACCGGAAAGACGTCCCGTGTCCGGTCTGCAACGACCCGTTTGACCGACTGTTTCTGACGAAAAAACGTGAGACAACGTTCCCGGAAAACGACGGCGCGAGTTTCTGTCTCCTCCATCAGGACGACGCTATCTACCTGTTTCGGCACTAA
- a CDS encoding DUF7117 family protein: protein MKIRGTRECQSCDAQWSYYETGSVRCPNCGSMRSVGVDEDRREHTDSPAELDLEPVRRTLATEPLEHAVDDLKQRLREYTRKRGFIKGGELQPLDDRYLAARELLHAADLAARSHSPTETEELYVLELLGGTDRGEWPPETEIPDSLAAARGLAVAEAVEAYRRDLRTWLEDHPDPEATKTLGSLREQIKRAEALQGEVSLGTTNSLVAAARAIGQYLRTGDENALASARDRLQRLQ, encoded by the coding sequence ATGAAGATACGGGGGACGCGTGAGTGTCAGTCCTGTGATGCGCAGTGGTCATACTACGAGACCGGGAGTGTTCGCTGTCCGAACTGTGGGTCGATGCGGAGTGTCGGCGTCGACGAGGACCGCCGAGAGCACACGGATTCACCGGCTGAGTTGGATCTGGAGCCGGTTCGGCGGACGTTGGCGACCGAGCCGTTGGAGCACGCGGTCGACGATCTCAAACAACGGCTTCGGGAGTACACGCGCAAGCGAGGATTCATCAAGGGCGGCGAGCTCCAGCCGCTCGACGACCGCTATCTCGCCGCCAGAGAGCTGCTCCATGCGGCGGATCTGGCGGCTCGAAGCCATAGTCCAACCGAGACCGAAGAGCTGTACGTCCTCGAACTCCTCGGCGGCACCGACCGCGGTGAGTGGCCGCCCGAAACCGAGATCCCCGACTCGCTTGCGGCCGCCAGAGGGTTGGCAGTCGCCGAGGCCGTCGAGGCCTACCGGCGTGATCTGCGGACGTGGCTCGAAGACCACCCCGATCCCGAGGCAACCAAGACGCTCGGCTCGCTCCGAGAACAGATCAAACGCGCCGAGGCCCTGCAGGGCGAGGTGTCGCTCGGGACTACCAACAGTCTGGTCGCGGCGGCCCGCGCCATCGGACAGTATCTCCGAACCGGTGATGAAAACGCCCTCGCCTCGGCTCGTGACCGACTCCAGCGACTCCAGTAG
- a CDS encoding amphi-Trp domain-containing protein, which yields MPEEVLFKSESTQSRQEIADYLRAVADRLSAGEAVSLSAGDDSVTMEIPDRPTFEVKAERETDSSGGNPEKSLELEIEWDENGSSGSSGGSLSIE from the coding sequence ATGCCAGAAGAGGTACTGTTTAAATCGGAGTCGACACAGTCCCGCCAAGAGATCGCCGACTATCTGCGAGCAGTCGCTGATCGGTTGTCCGCTGGTGAGGCAGTGTCGCTGTCGGCCGGTGACGACAGCGTGACCATGGAGATCCCCGACCGACCGACCTTCGAGGTCAAAGCCGAACGCGAAACCGACAGCAGTGGTGGGAACCCAGAGAAGTCTCTCGAACTCGAAATCGAGTGGGATGAAAACGGATCGAGCGGCAGCAGCGGTGGCTCTTTGAGCATCGAGTAG
- a CDS encoding PadR family transcriptional regulator, with the protein MYDLTGFQRDLLYVIAGLDEPHGLAIKDELEEYYEKEIHHGRLYPNLDTLVDKGLVEKGQRDRRTNFYTMTRRGRREIDARSDWEEQYLPA; encoded by the coding sequence ATGTACGACCTAACGGGATTCCAACGTGATCTGCTCTACGTTATCGCCGGGCTTGACGAACCACACGGGCTGGCGATCAAAGATGAACTCGAAGAGTACTACGAAAAAGAGATTCATCACGGTCGACTGTATCCGAATCTCGACACGCTGGTCGACAAGGGACTCGTCGAGAAGGGCCAGCGGGACCGCCGTACCAACTTCTACACGATGACGCGTCGCGGTCGTCGTGAGATCGACGCTCGCTCGGACTGGGAAGAGCAGTACCTTCCGGCCTGA